The Candidatus Hydrogenedentota bacterium DNA segment ACCATACTTTCCTTCTCCGCCGACGGACTTTGCGCCGGCGGTATTTGTTGTATGGGCTCGTTTGCCGCAGGAGACCCCCGCTTGCGTAGAACCTATTTCATTTGGGCTTTAGGTGTGCTTGTTTGTGCCGCCGTGGCCATGCTGCTGCGCCCCTCGGAAGCCGGGTCGCCGGAAGAGCGCCAAGCCATCGAAGAAGGCCGCACGATCATTGTGTATTGGGATCGGCACTCCGGTCACGAGCACGCCATGCGCGCCGAGCTCATCCGGGAGTACAACAACACCCAAGGCAAAACCGACGGTGTTTACGTGCGCGCGTTGCCCATTGGCTTCTTCGCCCTCATGGAAAAGATGCTCACTTCGATTGCCGGGGGGTCGCCGCCCGACGTCTGCAGTATCGACACCAGCATTCTGATGCAGCTTGCAACCCAGGGGTGCTTCACGCCCTTGGGCGAATGGATGAAGACCGTCCCCGCCCTTCAAGAGGACCGGTTTCTGCGCCACACGTGGGAGATGGTCGCCTACGAAGGCTATGACGCCGCTCATCAGAACTGGGTCGACGACGTGTGGGGAATCCCCTCGACAACGGACTCTTATTGCCTTCTATGGAACAAGGACATCTTTCGCAGGGCTGGCCTTGATCCCAATACGCCGCCGAAAACGACACAGGAACTCGAGGAGTTTGCCGCCAAGCTCACCATTCGCAACGGCGCGGAGGTCACTCAGATTGGGTTTATCCCATGGTTTCCGTGGGACATTTCCCTGATGTGGGGCGGCATGTTCGGCGGCTCCTATTACGACCCGGAAACCGGACTTGCCACCTGCGGTTCCGACCCGGCCGTCATCGCGTCGCTCGCTTGGCAAGCCAAGTTCAGCATAGACCCAAACTCGGACAACAACGCGCCATTCGCGGTCGACGCGACCAAGTTTCAGTCGTTCGAGAAAATGGGCGCGTATCAAAGCGCCAACAACCCCTTCTACGCCGGGAAGGTCGCTATGATCGTGGAGGGTGAATGGCAAGCCACCTTCATCCCCCAATACGCAAAGCACCTCGATTGGGGCGTCGCGCCGATTCCGCAACCCGAAGGCGCGCCCCCACGCGCATACGGTCCCGCGTGCGTCTGCGACTCCGTCCCCGCGAGCGCCAAGCACAAGGAAGAAGCCTTCAAGTTCCTGAAGTGGTTCTACTCGCCGCGCCCTGGTGGCGGTTTCTCTCCCATCAGCGACTACAACTTCGCGATTCACAACATCCCATGCATCCGCGAAGAAGCCATGCAGGACCGGTTCATGAAGGACCCCAAATTCAGCGTCTTCGTCAACGAACTCCTCACCAAGCCCGAAATCGTCTCTCAACCCAACCTTCCGCAATCGCAGTTCTATCTCGACGAAATCGAACGCGGCCGCGAATTTGTCACCATGCACGAAAAGACCCCCGAGCAGTCGGCTAAAGACACCGAAACCCGCACAAACGAAGTGCTCGAAGACACCTACCGGCAAATGAAGGTGTTGAAGAAGGCAGATTAGCCCACAAAGCAATCCCATAGACTAAATTGGGCTCCTTGGAACCAGTGGGCTCCTTTCGCTCACTGGAATCTGTCCTCCCAGAACCACCATACTCATTGTCCGCACAAGTATTGCCGTTCCGGGGGGACTTTCACGTGCGAAAGACCTATGCCATTTGGGTGCTGGGTGCCATGCTCTGTCTGGGCATCATCGCTATTCTGCGCCCATCTGAAGCCGGCTCCCCGGAGGAACGCGCCGCACTCAATCAAGGCCGCACGGTAATCGTGTACTGGGATCGTCACTACGGACACGAGCACGCCATGCGCGCGAAGCTTATCGAGGAGTACAACACCACCCAAGGCATCGCCGACGGCGTCTATGTGCGCGCGCTCCCCATCGGCAACTCCGCGATTATGGAGAAACTGCTCACCGCCGTAGCCAGCGGTTCTCCGCCAGATGCGTGCAGCATCGACTCAGGCATTCTCATGCAGTTGGCCACCCAGGGGTGTTTCACGTCGCTCAGCGACTACGCAGACTCCATTCCCGCGCTGAAACAGGACCGCTTTCTTCCACACACCTGGGCCATGGTCTCTTTTGAGGGCTACAACTCCAATCGCCGCGCCTGGGTCGATGGCGTCTGGGGAATCCCCACCACCACCGAGGCCTACTGCCTGCTGTGGAACAAGGACGCCTTTCGCCGCGCTGGACTCGACCCCGAGCGTCCTCCAAGAACCATCCGCGAACTGGAGGAATACGCCGCCAGACTCACTATCCGCGAGGGTTCCGAGACTAAGCAGGTCGGTTTCGTGCCGTGGTTCCCGTGGGACATGACCCTCATGTGG contains these protein-coding regions:
- a CDS encoding extracellular solute-binding protein, yielding MRRTYFIWALGVLVCAAVAMLLRPSEAGSPEERQAIEEGRTIIVYWDRHSGHEHAMRAELIREYNNTQGKTDGVYVRALPIGFFALMEKMLTSIAGGSPPDVCSIDTSILMQLATQGCFTPLGEWMKTVPALQEDRFLRHTWEMVAYEGYDAAHQNWVDDVWGIPSTTDSYCLLWNKDIFRRAGLDPNTPPKTTQELEEFAAKLTIRNGAEVTQIGFIPWFPWDISLMWGGMFGGSYYDPETGLATCGSDPAVIASLAWQAKFSIDPNSDNNAPFAVDATKFQSFEKMGAYQSANNPFYAGKVAMIVEGEWQATFIPQYAKHLDWGVAPIPQPEGAPPRAYGPACVCDSVPASAKHKEEAFKFLKWFYSPRPGGGFSPISDYNFAIHNIPCIREEAMQDRFMKDPKFSVFVNELLTKPEIVSQPNLPQSQFYLDEIERGREFVTMHEKTPEQSAKDTETRTNEVLEDTYRQMKVLKKAD